From the Natrarchaeobaculum aegyptiacum genome, one window contains:
- a CDS encoding DUF1641 domain-containing protein, with amino-acid sequence MAEHDQTIETEMAESSLDAATASELERVIEANDAELAELLELLVVVQDLAAELAPELRAATDDAREPISELRHAFEREETLVLVQRVGENADTLIELLEVLEVTDELVSDLVPEVQTIVRENRETIARLRVAVEREETMVLLERLGENVDTMVELLELLEVTHELATDLVPEAVEVAQENRRPIAELRLMFAGLAGTYAEADLEPERLGQNLGNMLVLGCRLGDEEFIDAVESGLGAFTEPEPPKKVGLLGMIGAIRDDDVRQGLGMLIEFLRRMGASRRADGGE; translated from the coding sequence ATGGCAGAACACGACCAGACGATCGAAACCGAGATGGCCGAATCGTCACTCGATGCCGCTACCGCCAGCGAACTCGAGCGAGTAATCGAAGCGAACGACGCCGAACTCGCCGAGTTACTCGAGTTGCTCGTCGTCGTTCAGGACCTCGCAGCCGAACTCGCCCCAGAGCTTCGAGCGGCGACCGACGACGCTCGCGAACCGATCAGCGAGCTTCGACACGCCTTCGAGCGCGAGGAGACGCTGGTTCTCGTCCAGCGCGTGGGAGAAAACGCCGACACGCTGATCGAACTGCTCGAGGTCCTCGAGGTGACCGACGAACTCGTCAGCGATCTCGTTCCCGAGGTACAGACGATCGTCCGGGAAAACCGTGAGACGATCGCTCGACTCCGCGTCGCCGTCGAACGCGAAGAGACCATGGTCCTGCTCGAGCGACTCGGTGAGAACGTCGACACGATGGTGGAACTGCTCGAGTTGCTCGAGGTGACTCACGAACTCGCGACCGATCTGGTTCCCGAAGCTGTCGAGGTGGCCCAGGAGAACCGTCGACCGATCGCAGAACTCAGGCTGATGTTCGCGGGGCTCGCCGGCACGTACGCTGAAGCAGACCTCGAGCCCGAGCGACTGGGACAGAACCTCGGCAACATGCTCGTCCTCGGCTGTCGACTCGGCGACGAGGAGTTCATCGATGCCGTCGAATCCGGGCTCGGCGCGTTCACCGAGCCCGAACCCCCGAAGAAGGTCGGACTGCTGGGGATGATCGGGGCCATACGTGACGACGACGTCCGACAGGGACTCGGGATGCTGATCGAGTTCCTGCGTCGGATGGGTGCCTCGAGGCGAGCCGACGGCGGTGAGTGA
- a CDS encoding peroxiredoxin → MAVTDDADESGFPLIGDQFPELEVETTHGEKSIPADYEGEWFVLFSHPGDFTPVCTTEFVGFEQRREAFEDLNAELIGLSIDRVHSHIKWTEWIDDEIGEQIDFPIIADESGDVAEALGMVHPGQGSSTVRAVFIVDPDGITRQVLYYPKEIGRNIDEVLRSLEALQTSDEEGVALPADWPENENFGDKALLSPPGTVDEVAEREAEAADEGYESYDWWFTLKEL, encoded by the coding sequence ATGGCAGTAACAGACGACGCAGACGAGAGCGGCTTTCCGCTCATCGGCGACCAGTTCCCCGAACTCGAGGTAGAGACGACTCACGGCGAGAAGTCGATCCCAGCGGACTACGAGGGCGAGTGGTTCGTCCTGTTCAGTCACCCCGGCGACTTCACGCCGGTGTGTACGACCGAATTCGTCGGGTTCGAGCAGCGACGTGAAGCGTTCGAGGACCTCAACGCCGAACTCATCGGCCTGTCGATCGACCGCGTTCACTCACACATCAAGTGGACCGAGTGGATCGACGACGAAATCGGCGAGCAGATCGACTTCCCGATCATCGCCGACGAAAGCGGCGACGTCGCCGAGGCACTCGGCATGGTCCACCCTGGTCAGGGTAGCTCGACGGTCCGTGCCGTCTTCATCGTCGACCCAGACGGTATCACCCGACAGGTCCTGTACTACCCGAAAGAGATCGGACGGAACATCGACGAAGTGCTGCGCTCGCTCGAGGCGCTCCAGACGAGCGACGAGGAAGGCGTCGCACTGCCGGCTGACTGGCCCGAAAACGAGAACTTCGGCGACAAGGCGTTGCTCTCGCCGCCCGGGACCGTCGACGAGGTCGCCGAGCGCGAGGCCGAAGCAGCCGACGAGGGCTACGAATCCTACGACTGGTGGTTCACGCTGAAAGAGCTCTAG